The proteins below come from a single Poecilia reticulata strain Guanapo linkage group LG5, Guppy_female_1.0+MT, whole genome shotgun sequence genomic window:
- the LOC103465097 gene encoding hyaluronidase-2-like isoform X1, with product METVFPSFLSAVDRLSWFLLALFTSWIVLGSADTKQTSWPLYSKKPVLFVWNAPTQKCETRHGVTLSLDQFDIVSTPTKDVVGQNLTLFYKNRLGIFPYYDTEETAVNGGLPQSVSLSQHLEKMSEDLDKYIPNHKAKGVCVIDWEEWRPLWIRNWSGKDVYRRKSRDLVAEKNPTWSTGQVANAAKEEFQLSAREFMLETLRQGKKLRPNQLWGYYLFPDCYNHDYKGEKLKTYNGHCPDIEIERNDQLNWLWNESTALFPSIYLDPDLRSTDQARLFALNRVKEALRVASVGDGLARSVFVYSRPTFRDGMILLTEKDLVNTIGESVALGAAGVIFWGGSSYASKSGCTTLDDYFRGDMGRYLLNVTTAAKECSQKLCNFHGRCLRREPDRAVFLHLNPSTHSIISQNGKLKVTGSPGQAELKAFRQHFKCQCYTGTKGEDCELGGKRGREEIEETEEREEREEEVEKGERGQSSATSVLGMWPJCFVLQLGLLSLFH from the exons ATGGAGACTGTATTCCCCTCTTTCCTCTCAGCAGTTGACCGACTGTCCTG GTTTCTCCTTGCTCTGTTTACATCATGGATAGTCTTGGGTTCAGCAGACACAAAGCAGACAAGCTGGCCATTATACTCCAAGAAGCCAGTTCTCTTCGTCTGGAACGCTCCCACTCAGAAGTGTGAGACACGACACGGTGTTACGTTATCATTAGACCAGTTTGACATAGTGTCAACACCCACTAAGGACGTTGTCGGTCAGAATCTCACATTGTTCTATAAGAACCGCCTCGGGATTTTTCCCTATTATGACACTGAAGAAACAGCAGTGAATGGGGGCCTTCCACAAAGTGTCAGTCTCTCTCAGCACCTTGAAAAAATGTCTGAGGATCTGGACAAATACATACCAAACCACAAGGCTAAAGGTGTGTGTGTCATTGACTGGGAGGAATGGCGTCCCTTGTGGATCCGAAACTGGTCTGGCAAAGATGTCTATAGAAGGAAATCTCGTGATCTGGTGGCTGAAAAGAACCCTACGTGGTCTACAGGGCAAGTGGCAAATGCTGCAAAAGAAGAATTTCAACTTTCAGCTCGTGAATTTATGCTTGAGACCTTGAGGCAGGGTAAAAAATTGAGACCGAATCAGCTTTGGGGCTACTACCTGTTTCCTGATTGTTACAACCATGACTACAAAGGAGAAAAGTTGAAAACCTACAATGGACATTGTCCTGACATTGAGATTGAGCGAAATGATCAACTGAACTGGCTGTGGAATGAAAGCACCGCCCTTTTTCCCTCAATATACCTGGATCCTGACCTGCGCTCCACTGATCAGGCACGCCTGTTTGCCCTGAACAGGGTGAAGGAGGCGTTGCGCGTCGCGTCTGTTGGGGATGGATTGGCacgttctgtttttgtttattcccGACCCACTTTCAGAGATGGGATGATCCTATTAACTGAG AAAGATTTGGTCAACACCATTGGCGAGAGCGTTGCATTGGGAGCTGCAGGAGTGATCTTCTGGGGGGGCTCCTCCTATGCATCTAAG AGCGGCTGTACAACCTTGGATGACTATTTTCGGGGAGACATGGGACGATACCTCCTCAATGTGACCACAGCAGCAAAGGAGTGCAGCCAGAAATTGTGCAATTTTCACGGTCGCTGTCTTCGCCGAGAACCGGACAGGGCCGTGTTTCTGCACCTCAACCCCTCCACTCACAGTATCATAAGTCAGAACGGAAAGCTGAAGGTCACGGGATCCCCAGGTCAAGCAGAGTTGAAGGCCTTCCGTCAGCACTTCAAGTGCCAGTGCTACACCGGGACCAAAGGAGAAGACTGTGAgctgggaggaaaaagaggaagagaagaaatagaagaaacagaagaaagagaagaaagagaagaagaagtagaaaaaggagaaagagggCAGAGTAGTGCCACCTCTGTTTTAGGGATGTGGCCTMTCTGCTTTGTTCTCCAACTCGgacttctctctctgtttcattGA
- the tusc2b gene encoding tumor suppressor 2, mitochondrial calcium regulator b, with protein sequence MGGSGSKSKGFWPFSGSGSGDEAAKDGNEQSLARVRSFPGATPFVFTRRSSMYFDEDGDLAHEFYEETIVTKNGRKRAKLKRVQKNLTPQGIVKLDFPCIHVDFPVILCEA encoded by the exons ATGGGGGGTAGTGGCTCCAAATCCAAAGGATTTTGGCCTTTCTCTGGCTCAGGCAGCGGGGATGAAGCAGCCAAAGATGGAAACGAGCAGTCACTGGCAAGAGTACGAAGTTTCCCTGGCGCGACTCCCTTCGTGTTTACCAGACGAAG ctctATGTACTTCGATGAGGACGGTGACTTGGCCCATGAGTTCTACGAGGAGAcaattgtgacaaaaaatggACGTAAAAGAGCCAAACTGAAAAGGGTTCAGAAAAACTTAACGCCTCAG GGAATTGTAAAGCTGGACTTCCCGTGCATCCATGTAGATTTCCCCGTTATCCTCTGTGAAGCCTGA
- the LOC103465097 gene encoding hyaluronidase-2-like isoform X3 yields the protein METVFPSFLSAVDRLSWFLLALFTSGIVLGSADTKQTRWPLHSKKPVLLVWNAPTQECGTRRGVTLSLDQFDIVATPNEGFVRQNLTMFYKERLGLYPYYDAEGTEVNGGLPQRVSLSQHYERMPQGLDKYIPDHQAKGLSVIDWEEWRPLWIRNWDAKDVYRRKSRELVAEKNPKWTPEQVGTVAKQEFELSTRKFMLETLRQAKNLRPNQLWGFYLFPDCYNHDYKGGLKNYTGRCPAVEIERNDQLNWLWIECTALFPSIYMGSVLNSTNHGRLFVLNRLKEAMRLASVGDGLTRPVFVYTRPTYNSETTLLTEKDLVNTIGESVALGAAGVIFWGDTSYASSTSCSDLNNYLLGSLGRYLLNVTTAAEQCSQKLCKFHGRCLRRAPDSDVYLHLSPSTHRIISQSGKLKVTGSPGQAELKAFRQHFKCQCYTGYWGEGCEQRARGQNRATSVLGMWPLCFLLPLGLLSLLH from the exons ATGGAGACTGTATTCCCCTCTTTCCTCTCAGCAGTTGACCGACTGTCCTGGTTTCTCCTTGCTCTGTTTACATCGGGGATAGTCCTGGGTTCAGCAGACACAAAGCAGACAAGATGGCCATTACACTCCAAGAAGCCAGTTCTTCTTGTGTGGAACGCTCCCACTCAGGAGTGTGGGACACGACGAGGTGTTACGTTATCATTAGACCAGTTTGACATAGTGGCAACCCCCAATGAGGGCTTTGTCCGGCAGAATCTCACAATGTTCTATAAGGAACGCCTCGGGCTTTATCCCTATTATGACGCTGAAGGCACAGAAGTGAATGGGGGCCTTCCACAACGTGTCAGTCTCTCTCAGCACTATGAAAGGATGCCTCAGGGTCTTGACAAATATATACCAGATCACCAGGCTAAAGGTCTGTCTGTCATTGACTGGGAGGAATGGCGCCCCTTGTGGATCCGAAACTGGGATGCCAAAGATGTCTATCGAAGGAAATCACGTGAACTGGTGGCTGAAAAGAACCCTAAGTGGACTCCAGAGCAAGTGGGAACTGTTGCAAAACAAGAATTTGAACTTTCGACTCGCAAATTCATGCTTGAGACCCTGAGACAGGCTAAAAATTTGAGACCGAATCAGCTGTGGGGCTTCTACCTGTTTCCAGATTGTTACAACCATGACTACAAAGGGGGGCTGAAAAACTACACAGGACGTTGTCCTGCTGTTGAGATTGAGCGAAATGATCAACTGAACTGGCTGTGGATTGAATGCACCGCCCTTTTCCCCTCCATATACATGGGTTCTGTACTGAACTCCACTAATCATGGACGCCTGTTTGTCCTGAACAGGCTGAAGGAGGCAATGCGCCTTGCTTCTGTTGGGGATGGATTGACGcgtcctgtttttgtttatacCCGACCCACTTACAATAGTGAGACGACCCTTTTAACTGAG AAAGATTTGGTCAACACCATTGGCGAGAGCGTTGCATTGGGAGCTGCAGGAGTGATCTTCTGGGGGGACACCTCCTACGCAAGTAGT ACCAGCTGTTCTGACTTGAATAACTATCTGCTGGGATCGCTGGGCCGGTACCTCCTCAATGTGACCACAGCAGCAGAGCAGTGCAGCCAGAAATTGTGCAAATTTCACGGTCGCTGTCTTCGCCGAGCACCAGACAGTGACGTGTACCTGCACCTCAGCCCCTCCACTCACAGGATCATAAGTCAGAGCGGAAAGCTGAAGGTCACAGGATCCCCAGGTCAAGCAGAGCTGAAGGCCTTCCGTCAGCACTTCAAGTGCCAGTGCTACACCGGGTACTGGGGTGAAGGCTGTGAACAGAGAGCAAGAGGGCAGAATAGAGCCACCTCTGTTTTAGGGATGTGGCCTCTCTGCTTTCTGCTCCCACTCGGACTTCTGTCTCTCCTTCATTGA
- the LOC103465097 gene encoding hyaluronidase-2-like isoform X2 yields METVFPSFLSAVDRLSWFLLALFTSWIVLGSADTKQTSWPLYSKKPVLFVWNAPTQKCETRHGVTLSLDQFDIVSTPTKDVVGQNLTLFYKNRLGIFPYYDTEETAVNGGLPQSVSLSQHLEKMSEDLDKYIPNHKAKGVCVIDWEEWRPLWIRNWSGKDVYRRKSRDLVAEKNPTWSTGQVANAAKEEFQLSAREFMLETLRQGKKLRPNQLWGYYLFPDCYNHDYKGEKLKTYNGHCPDIEIERNDQLNWLWNESTALFPSIYLDPDLRSTDQARLFALNRVKEALRVASVGDGLARSVFVYSRPTFRDGMILLTEKDLVNTIGESVALGAAGVIFWGGSSYASKSGCTTLDDYFRGDMGRYLLNVTTAAKECSQKLCNFHGRCLRREPDRAVFLHLNPSTHSIISQNGKLKVTGSPGQAELKAFRQHFKCQCYTGTKGEDCELGGKRGREEIEETEEREEREEEVEKGERGQSSATSVLGMWPJCFVLQLGLLSLFH; encoded by the exons ATGGAGACTGTATTCCCCTCTTTCCTCTCAGC NGTTGACCGACTGTCCTGGTTTCTCCTTGCTCTGTTTACATCATGGATAGTCTTGGGTTCAGCAGACACAAAGCAGACAAGCTGGCCATTATACTCCAAGAAGCCAGTTCTCTTCGTCTGGAACGCTCCCACTCAGAAGTGTGAGACACGACACGGTGTTACGTTATCATTAGACCAGTTTGACATAGTGTCAACACCCACTAAGGACGTTGTCGGTCAGAATCTCACATTGTTCTATAAGAACCGCCTCGGGATTTTTCCCTATTATGACACTGAAGAAACAGCAGTGAATGGGGGCCTTCCACAAAGTGTCAGTCTCTCTCAGCACCTTGAAAAAATGTCTGAGGATCTGGACAAATACATACCAAACCACAAGGCTAAAGGTGTGTGTGTCATTGACTGGGAGGAATGGCGTCCCTTGTGGATCCGAAACTGGTCTGGCAAAGATGTCTATAGAAGGAAATCTCGTGATCTGGTGGCTGAAAAGAACCCTACGTGGTCTACAGGGCAAGTGGCAAATGCTGCAAAAGAAGAATTTCAACTTTCAGCTCGTGAATTTATGCTTGAGACCTTGAGGCAGGGTAAAAAATTGAGACCGAATCAGCTTTGGGGCTACTACCTGTTTCCTGATTGTTACAACCATGACTACAAAGGAGAAAAGTTGAAAACCTACAATGGACATTGTCCTGACATTGAGATTGAGCGAAATGATCAACTGAACTGGCTGTGGAATGAAAGCACCGCCCTTTTTCCCTCAATATACCTGGATCCTGACCTGCGCTCCACTGATCAGGCACGCCTGTTTGCCCTGAACAGGGTGAAGGAGGCGTTGCGCGTCGCGTCTGTTGGGGATGGATTGGCacgttctgtttttgtttattcccGACCCACTTTCAGAGATGGGATGATCCTATTAACTGAG AAAGATTTGGTCAACACCATTGGCGAGAGCGTTGCATTGGGAGCTGCAGGAGTGATCTTCTGGGGGGGCTCCTCCTATGCATCTAAG AGCGGCTGTACAACCTTGGATGACTATTTTCGGGGAGACATGGGACGATACCTCCTCAATGTGACCACAGCAGCAAAGGAGTGCAGCCAGAAATTGTGCAATTTTCACGGTCGCTGTCTTCGCCGAGAACCGGACAGGGCCGTGTTTCTGCACCTCAACCCCTCCACTCACAGTATCATAAGTCAGAACGGAAAGCTGAAGGTCACGGGATCCCCAGGTCAAGCAGAGTTGAAGGCCTTCCGTCAGCACTTCAAGTGCCAGTGCTACACCGGGACCAAAGGAGAAGACTGTGAgctgggaggaaaaagaggaagagaagaaatagaagaaacagaagaaagagaagaaagagaagaagaagtagaaaaaggagaaagagggCAGAGTAGTGCCACCTCTGTTTTAGGGATGTGGCCTMTCTGCTTTGTTCTCCAACTCGgacttctctctctgtttcattGA